In Leptospira bourretii, a genomic segment contains:
- a CDS encoding valine--tRNA ligase translates to MKSQLPDRYDPESVEPKWIKTWEEKKTFAPDSSRKETFSIVIPPPNVTGNLHIGHALNHTIQDIIIRIERKKGKNVVWVPGMDHAGIATQVVVERELGKEGKSRTDFTREGFIEKVWEWKAHSGGMIAKQQRLLGESVDWSRERFTFDEGLSKAVIKVFRSLYDEGLIYRGERIINWCPVTKTAISDIEVEYKEKQGKLYHIKYPKAEFKSKDPKTLTKGEYIVVATTRPETMFGDVAVCAHPDDVRYTDLKDKFVFLPIAGKEIPVLFDSFVDKEFGSGLVKITPAHDINDYEAGLRLKLTPLNIMNLDGTLNEHAGKYNGLDRFEARKRVVEELETNGYIEKIETHIHSVGHNQRGGAVIEPLLSTQWFVKIESLAKPAIEVVKSGKVQFQPKMWEKTYFEWMENIRDWCISRQLWWGHRIPAYYAPNGEMVVAESIEEAVSLFSKKGVSVTKETIKQDEDVLDTWFSSGLWPFTVFGWPENSNELKQYYPTSVLVTGFDIIFFWVARMIMNGLKFMGDVPFHKVLIHGLVRDKDGKKFSKSLGNVVDPLDMMSKYGTDSFRFFLAAVLPEGKDILFDESRLDGYRSFCNKIWNSSRFIFMNLPEEFEAKEPELNSLEDTDLWILNEFDRMLSKYEKAYSGYLFFEMANAVYDFVWGSFCDWYLELTKARVYGNVTPESQEKARFVLVSVLKKSLGLLHPFMPFITEEIHSLLETTELAKTEFPKPYGVSDSAPAVVRMELVREIITKIRNMRAELGVKPEKKCKVIIKCNHKELKEMMEREIKSILQLSKAESLEFLDSYEAKNTDSVGAFSIGEIFLPLEGIFDFEKEKQRLEKEKKQIQLEMEKLENKINNPSFLEKAKPDVVEKEREKYNTWKEKLESTVRALEKIGT, encoded by the coding sequence ATGAAATCACAGCTACCTGACCGTTACGATCCCGAATCTGTAGAGCCCAAATGGATAAAAACCTGGGAAGAAAAAAAAACCTTCGCGCCTGACTCTTCTCGCAAAGAAACATTTTCGATCGTCATCCCTCCACCAAACGTTACAGGGAATTTACACATTGGTCATGCACTCAATCATACCATCCAAGACATCATCATTCGTATCGAACGTAAAAAAGGTAAAAATGTAGTTTGGGTTCCTGGAATGGACCATGCTGGGATTGCCACACAAGTAGTCGTGGAACGTGAGTTAGGAAAAGAAGGAAAGTCTAGAACTGATTTTACTCGCGAAGGATTTATCGAAAAAGTATGGGAATGGAAAGCTCATTCTGGTGGAATGATCGCCAAACAACAGCGGTTACTCGGTGAATCGGTAGACTGGTCGCGCGAACGATTTACGTTTGATGAAGGTCTTTCCAAAGCAGTTATTAAAGTGTTTCGTAGTTTGTATGATGAGGGTCTCATTTACCGTGGTGAACGAATCATCAACTGGTGCCCGGTGACTAAAACCGCGATCTCTGACATTGAAGTCGAGTACAAAGAAAAACAAGGCAAACTTTATCATATCAAATATCCTAAAGCAGAGTTTAAATCCAAAGATCCAAAAACTCTTACCAAAGGTGAATACATCGTTGTCGCAACCACAAGGCCCGAAACCATGTTTGGTGACGTGGCTGTTTGTGCTCACCCAGATGACGTTCGTTATACGGATTTAAAAGATAAGTTTGTCTTTTTACCAATAGCCGGTAAAGAAATTCCAGTTTTGTTTGATTCCTTCGTAGATAAAGAATTTGGATCGGGGCTTGTGAAAATCACTCCGGCCCATGACATCAATGACTATGAAGCGGGACTTCGTTTGAAACTCACTCCACTCAATATTATGAACTTGGATGGGACTCTAAACGAACATGCTGGTAAGTACAATGGACTCGACCGGTTTGAAGCTCGTAAACGAGTTGTGGAAGAACTCGAAACCAATGGTTATATTGAAAAAATAGAAACGCATATCCACAGCGTAGGACACAACCAAAGAGGGGGAGCGGTCATCGAACCGTTGTTATCGACTCAGTGGTTTGTAAAAATTGAATCTCTTGCAAAACCTGCCATTGAAGTTGTGAAATCTGGAAAGGTTCAATTCCAACCAAAGATGTGGGAAAAAACATACTTTGAGTGGATGGAAAATATCCGTGATTGGTGTATTTCTCGCCAACTTTGGTGGGGCCATCGTATTCCAGCTTATTATGCACCAAACGGTGAGATGGTGGTAGCTGAATCCATCGAAGAAGCAGTATCTCTATTTTCTAAAAAAGGTGTGAGTGTTACAAAAGAGACCATCAAACAAGACGAAGACGTTTTGGACACTTGGTTCTCATCCGGACTTTGGCCTTTTACTGTATTTGGTTGGCCTGAAAATTCAAACGAACTCAAACAATACTATCCTACCTCCGTTCTCGTGACTGGATTTGATATCATCTTCTTCTGGGTAGCTCGGATGATTATGAATGGTCTTAAATTTATGGGGGATGTTCCTTTTCATAAGGTTCTCATCCATGGCCTTGTTCGTGATAAAGATGGTAAGAAGTTTAGTAAGTCCCTTGGAAACGTAGTGGATCCTTTGGACATGATGAGTAAATACGGAACCGATTCGTTTCGATTTTTTCTCGCAGCCGTTTTACCGGAAGGAAAGGATATTCTTTTCGACGAATCGCGGTTAGACGGATATAGGTCTTTCTGTAATAAAATTTGGAACTCAAGCCGATTTATTTTTATGAACCTACCGGAAGAGTTCGAGGCCAAAGAACCAGAACTTAATTCTTTAGAAGATACTGACCTTTGGATTTTGAATGAATTTGATCGGATGCTTAGTAAGTATGAAAAAGCTTATTCCGGTTATCTTTTTTTCGAAATGGCAAATGCTGTTTATGATTTTGTTTGGGGATCGTTCTGTGATTGGTATTTGGAATTAACCAAAGCTCGTGTTTATGGGAATGTAACTCCAGAATCACAAGAAAAAGCGCGGTTTGTGCTTGTGAGTGTTTTGAAAAAATCACTTGGACTTTTACATCCGTTTATGCCTTTCATTACCGAAGAAATCCATTCTTTACTTGAGACTACCGAACTTGCAAAAACTGAATTTCCAAAACCGTATGGAGTTTCTGATTCCGCACCGGCTGTGGTTCGTATGGAACTGGTGCGTGAGATCATTACAAAGATTCGAAACATGCGTGCAGAACTCGGAGTGAAACCTGAGAAAAAATGTAAGGTCATCATCAAGTGTAATCATAAAGAATTAAAAGAAATGATGGAAAGAGAAATCAAATCCATCCTTCAACTTTCTAAAGCAGAGAGTTTGGAATTTTTAGATTCTTATGAAGCAAAAAATACAGATTCCGTAGGTGCTTTTTCGATTGGAGAAATTTTTCTTCCTTTGGAAGGTATTTTTGATTTTGAAAAAGAAAAACAACGATTGGAAAAAGAGAAAAAACAAATCCAATTGGAAATGGAAAAGTTGGAAAACAAAATCAACAATCCATCGTTCTTAGAAAAAGCAAAACCGGACGTCGTAGAAAAAGAAAGAGAAAAGTATAATACCTGGAAAGAGAAACTAGAAAGTACGGTAAGGGCTTTAGAAAAAATTGGAACATAA
- the purD gene encoding phosphoribosylamine--glycine ligase: MEHKFKVLLIGSGGREHALADVISKSKSLESLRVFPGNGGFSKDLLLDPKDISITDKSKFFDYIKSSGTNLVVVGPEDPLVNGLSDWCAEIGIPCFGPSAYCAQVEGSKHFAKEMMKRAKVPTASFAVFTDHESAWSYAQKEILPLVVKADGLAAGKGVTVAFEMKEVKQALDEIFLESKFGESGNKVVLESFLEGEEASLFVITDGERYMCLPAAQDHKRAYDGDIGPNTGGMGAYAPAPIVTDVVLSKVKELVIEPMLVEFRNSGHPYKGLLYVGLMITKEGNPNVVEFNCRFGDPETQCVLRLLDEDILPIFYASAMGNLPERNLKLKEGSSAIVVLAAKGYPDAPQKGMPLEIPPNEGNVVVYHAGTKSQENQILANGGRILGITSFGTSLKDAINDCYAFLGKIKAPDTFYRKDIGRRAL; this comes from the coding sequence TTGGAACATAAATTTAAAGTTTTACTCATTGGAAGTGGCGGAAGAGAACATGCGTTAGCGGATGTCATCTCTAAATCAAAATCTTTGGAATCTCTTCGGGTATTCCCAGGTAATGGTGGTTTTTCGAAAGATTTATTATTGGATCCAAAGGACATATCCATCACTGATAAATCCAAATTTTTTGATTATATAAAATCTTCAGGAACAAATCTTGTTGTGGTTGGTCCAGAAGATCCTCTTGTGAACGGACTCTCTGATTGGTGTGCTGAAATAGGTATCCCTTGTTTTGGGCCTTCTGCTTATTGTGCGCAAGTGGAAGGAAGTAAACACTTTGCCAAAGAAATGATGAAACGGGCCAAAGTTCCTACAGCTTCCTTTGCTGTATTTACAGATCACGAATCGGCTTGGAGTTATGCCCAAAAAGAAATTTTACCTCTTGTGGTAAAAGCAGATGGTCTTGCTGCCGGAAAGGGTGTCACTGTTGCTTTCGAAATGAAAGAAGTGAAACAGGCGTTAGATGAAATCTTTTTAGAATCAAAGTTTGGGGAAAGTGGGAACAAGGTAGTTTTGGAATCCTTTTTAGAAGGCGAAGAAGCATCACTTTTTGTCATCACTGACGGAGAAAGGTATATGTGCCTTCCTGCAGCCCAAGACCACAAACGGGCGTATGATGGAGACATTGGACCGAATACAGGGGGGATGGGTGCTTATGCACCAGCACCGATTGTGACAGATGTTGTTCTATCTAAAGTTAAGGAACTCGTCATTGAACCAATGTTAGTTGAATTTCGCAATTCGGGCCATCCTTATAAAGGACTTCTTTATGTTGGTCTTATGATTACCAAAGAAGGAAATCCCAATGTAGTGGAATTTAACTGTCGTTTTGGAGATCCAGAAACACAGTGTGTATTACGTTTGTTGGATGAAGATATTTTACCTATTTTTTATGCCTCTGCGATGGGCAATCTCCCGGAGAGAAATCTAAAACTAAAAGAGGGATCCTCTGCCATTGTGGTTCTTGCAGCGAAAGGATATCCGGACGCCCCACAAAAAGGAATGCCTTTGGAGATTCCACCAAATGAGGGAAATGTGGTGGTTTACCATGCAGGAACCAAAAGCCAAGAAAACCAAATTTTGGCAAATGGTGGACGAATTCTCGGAATCACATCATTCGGTACTTCTTTAAAAGACGCCATTAATGATTGTTATGCGTTTTTAGGGAAAATCAAAGCACCAGATACGTTTTATCGAAAAGATATAGGAAGGCGTGCTCTCTAA
- a CDS encoding WYL domain-containing protein, with protein MNPSTARAASKLNLIRLLASHPEGLGLEEIQSVTGHKSIATLKKDLGELYMIEMYPYSPTDAVDLDFDGEKVKIRLPIAVDSALPLSPKEWSLLRSLLTNDSKSEDSKVKKSILSKIDAVIPAGDWSPYQKTKETIIEAIDAKKTLTIVYWKRDTKEKETRTLAPWILWEESDSYLLAYDLSKEGFRSFRLDYILDLNISESKYPNLPDTAGEFLEGFKQLFGADTENKEIAKLWITDGASYHLGMKLNLTPTGNQKQIGDSNYREFQTPIRDQNWFIQTIIGYGNSILVSEPNEIKTSILLHLQSLAPSRQNLHPQT; from the coding sequence ATGAATCCATCCACTGCTCGAGCCGCTTCCAAATTAAATTTAATCCGCCTTCTGGCTTCACATCCAGAAGGTCTTGGACTAGAAGAAATTCAAAGTGTCACTGGTCACAAATCAATCGCAACTCTCAAAAAAGATTTAGGTGAGTTGTATATGATTGAGATGTATCCTTATTCACCAACCGATGCAGTCGATTTAGATTTTGATGGGGAGAAAGTAAAAATCCGACTCCCCATTGCCGTTGATTCTGCACTTCCACTTTCGCCTAAAGAATGGTCTCTCCTTCGTTCCCTTTTAACCAACGATTCAAAATCCGAAGATTCTAAAGTTAAAAAATCAATTTTATCTAAAATTGATGCAGTTATTCCTGCTGGTGACTGGTCTCCTTACCAAAAAACTAAAGAAACCATCATTGAAGCCATTGACGCAAAAAAAACACTAACAATTGTTTATTGGAAAAGGGATACAAAGGAAAAAGAAACAAGGACTTTGGCTCCCTGGATCCTTTGGGAAGAAAGTGATTCTTATCTTTTGGCTTATGATCTTTCTAAAGAAGGGTTCAGATCCTTTCGATTGGATTATATTTTAGATCTTAACATTTCTGAATCCAAATATCCAAACTTACCTGATACAGCAGGTGAGTTTCTCGAAGGGTTCAAACAATTATTTGGTGCCGATACGGAAAACAAAGAAATTGCAAAACTTTGGATCACGGATGGAGCTTCTTATCATTTGGGAATGAAACTGAACCTTACGCCGACGGGTAACCAAAAACAAATTGGTGATTCTAATTATCGAGAGTTCCAAACACCAATCCGAGACCAAAACTGGTTTATCCAAACAATTATTGGTTACGGTAATTCAATTCTTGTCTCGGAGCCGAATGAAATCAAAACCTCCATTCTACTGCATTTGCAGTCGCTAGCTCCCTCCAGACAAAATCTCCATCCGCAAACATAG
- a CDS encoding sodium:solute symporter family protein, translated as MFVTLGPIDYLILLVFVGFMIVIGVLLKKSMNQSSDFLLAGRKIPSWITGIAFISANISALELLGMSASGAEYGFLTFHFYYLGAIPGMIFLGIFMMPFYYSSKIRSVPEYLRYRFNRPAHLLNASITLLSLALGSGIYLYSLSLVFETMFGWNPHLSILFSAFIVLVYTYFGGLSSSIYTEVMQFFLTVLGLFPLVIIGLIRLGGWNGLMQKIPNSHKHMWLGLANGKNELGWDLLSVTVGLGFVLSFSYWTCGFTEVQRAMAAKDYRAARRTPLIGAVFKLFLPFLTVNPGLIALTEFSKEMNGEYNKSFLILLKNFYPAGMLGLGTTALLAAFMAGMSSSITAMNTIFTYDIYQTYIDQNKEDKDYLKIGKLCTMFAVFFAIFASYIAMQFENIMNYIQLLFSFFNAPLISIFLLGMFWKRASGWSAFYGMLFGTGSGLVHFILYSLKIIYYKSDMVSNFYGAIYSGLVCFLTMVIVSLIETEVPGKDLHGLIYSDRDKTNPFWDPRILAWGVGLIVLLAGFNIIFA; from the coding sequence ATGTTCGTTACCCTTGGCCCCATTGACTATTTAATCCTTTTGGTTTTTGTTGGGTTCATGATTGTGATTGGGGTTCTCCTGAAGAAATCCATGAACCAATCGAGTGATTTTCTCCTGGCGGGGCGAAAGATCCCCAGTTGGATCACGGGGATTGCTTTTATTTCTGCCAATATTTCCGCATTGGAACTACTCGGGATGAGCGCCAGTGGTGCGGAATACGGCTTTTTGACCTTCCATTTTTACTACTTAGGTGCCATTCCAGGGATGATTTTTCTTGGGATCTTTATGATGCCATTTTATTATTCTTCCAAAATACGAAGTGTACCTGAATACCTACGTTACAGGTTCAACCGACCTGCGCATCTTTTAAACGCATCCATCACATTGTTATCGTTAGCTCTTGGATCAGGGATTTATCTTTATTCTTTGTCTTTGGTCTTTGAAACAATGTTTGGTTGGAATCCTCATCTTTCCATTTTATTTAGTGCCTTTATTGTTTTGGTTTATACATACTTTGGTGGACTCAGTTCCTCTATTTATACAGAGGTGATGCAATTTTTTTTAACGGTTCTCGGTTTGTTTCCCCTTGTGATTATCGGATTGATTCGGTTAGGCGGTTGGAATGGACTTATGCAAAAAATTCCAAATTCACATAAACATATGTGGTTGGGGCTCGCAAATGGAAAAAATGAACTGGGTTGGGACTTGTTAAGTGTCACTGTTGGTTTAGGTTTTGTATTATCTTTTTCTTATTGGACTTGTGGGTTTACGGAAGTGCAAAGGGCAATGGCTGCAAAAGATTACAGAGCAGCAAGAAGAACTCCACTCATCGGTGCTGTATTTAAATTGTTTTTACCATTTTTAACAGTCAACCCTGGGTTAATTGCATTAACTGAATTTTCAAAAGAGATGAATGGAGAGTATAATAAAAGTTTTTTAATATTACTAAAAAACTTTTATCCAGCAGGAATGTTAGGTCTTGGTACCACTGCTCTACTTGCAGCATTTATGGCAGGTATGTCTAGCTCGATTACGGCAATGAATACTATTTTTACGTATGATATTTACCAAACATATATCGATCAAAACAAAGAAGATAAGGATTATTTAAAAATTGGAAAACTTTGTACAATGTTTGCAGTCTTTTTTGCCATTTTTGCATCGTATATCGCAATGCAATTTGAAAACATCATGAACTACATACAGCTGTTATTTTCCTTTTTTAATGCACCACTCATTTCTATATTTTTGTTAGGGATGTTTTGGAAACGAGCGTCTGGATGGAGCGCCTTTTATGGAATGTTATTCGGAACAGGAAGTGGATTGGTTCATTTTATACTATATTCACTAAAGATTATATATTACAAATCGGATATGGTTTCTAATTTTTATGGTGCTATCTATTCCGGATTGGTTTGTTTTCTAACTATGGTGATCGTAAGTTTGATTGAAACGGAAGTTCCAGGAAAGGATCTTCATGGATTAATTTATTCGGATAGGGACAAAACAAATCCATTTTGGGATCCAAGAATTTTAGCCTGGGGTGTTGGACTGATTGTCCTTCTTGCCGGGTTTAATATCATTTTTGCATAA
- a CDS encoding M23 family metallopeptidase: MILLNLRELLKRNWFVADNHFFPFFFTICLALLGTGCASKGYSYQGNPLFGWMESSGEVRTTDPYPILKRYPSFQATDFEFPVGGKYAEGYYLAQKFGAENGKFGGRKHLGEDWNAITGGDSDYAAPVYAFGNGVVSEIADYGGGWGKVVRIVHYHNVGNGDFWFLETVYAHLHTIDVEPGQLVKKTEWIGTIGDANGNYPAHLHFELRSIIGGPLGGGYALKTEGFLPPTRWLMQYGPKEKSFSEESFQFLMEKGGTL, encoded by the coding sequence ATGATTCTTCTAAATCTTCGAGAACTTCTAAAAAGAAATTGGTTCGTAGCAGATAACCATTTTTTTCCTTTCTTTTTCACAATCTGTCTTGCGCTCCTCGGGACAGGTTGTGCCTCCAAAGGATATTCATACCAAGGAAACCCTCTCTTTGGATGGATGGAATCCTCCGGCGAAGTTCGCACTACAGACCCGTATCCCATTCTAAAACGATACCCCTCTTTCCAAGCCACTGACTTCGAATTTCCTGTTGGTGGAAAATATGCGGAAGGATATTACTTGGCTCAAAAGTTTGGAGCCGAAAATGGAAAGTTTGGCGGGAGAAAACATTTAGGCGAAGATTGGAATGCAATCACTGGTGGTGATAGTGATTATGCAGCCCCAGTCTATGCTTTCGGGAATGGAGTGGTATCTGAAATTGCCGATTATGGTGGTGGTTGGGGTAAAGTGGTTAGAATTGTGCATTACCATAATGTCGGGAATGGAGATTTTTGGTTTTTAGAAACTGTTTATGCCCACCTTCATACCATTGATGTAGAACCTGGACAATTGGTGAAAAAAACAGAATGGATTGGAACGATTGGAGATGCTAATGGAAACTATCCCGCGCATTTACATTTCGAACTTCGTTCAATCATCGGTGGACCGTTAGGTGGGGGTTATGCACTAAAAACAGAAGGTTTTTTGCCACCAACAAGGTGGCTCATGCAATATGGACCAAAGGAAAAATCTTTTTCAGAAGAAAGTTTTCAGTTTCTGATGGAAAAGGGTGGAACCCTTTAA
- a CDS encoding flavin-containing monooxygenase, translated as MPLPKVCVIGAGSSGITVIKSLKENGIPFDCYEKGSDVGGNWRYKNDNGLSNIYKSLHINTHRDRMEYRDYPMPTNYADYPNHEPIQKYFLSYVDHFGLRKHIQFKNGVKKAERTEEGIWKITPEKGPVKYYDVLVVANGHHWSERWPDPAFPGKFSGQVMHSHSYVDPKTPVNCEGKNVVVLGMGNSAMDISVELSRPGVAKKVFLSARRGAYVIPNYLFGKPLDKLTEYTPHWVPFFIQQTLAHLLIRFGVGKMEDFGLPKPDHKFGSAHPTISQDLLVRLGRGDIKPKPVITELKGKKIAFADGTEEEADVLIYCTGYNIKFPFFDEDFISAPNNYIPLFYKMIKPGINDLFFVGLMQPLGAIMPLAECQGKWISQYLTGNYVLPSKEDMEKAIESDQVKMQKRYVSSTRHTIQVDYDSFLYEMKEEMATGKKRSAKLGNHLPIEARAEFLSEGRHDSSKSSRTSKKKLVRSR; from the coding sequence ATGCCACTTCCTAAAGTTTGTGTGATCGGGGCCGGTTCCTCCGGTATAACAGTCATTAAATCTCTAAAGGAAAATGGAATTCCTTTTGATTGTTACGAAAAAGGAAGTGATGTGGGAGGTAACTGGCGTTACAAAAACGACAATGGCCTCAGCAATATTTACAAATCCCTTCATATCAACACGCACAGGGATCGAATGGAATACCGTGACTACCCGATGCCCACAAATTATGCGGATTATCCAAACCACGAACCCATTCAAAAATACTTTTTATCCTATGTGGATCACTTTGGACTTCGTAAACACATCCAATTTAAAAACGGAGTCAAAAAAGCAGAACGAACCGAAGAGGGAATTTGGAAAATCACTCCAGAGAAAGGACCAGTTAAATACTATGACGTGTTAGTTGTTGCCAATGGACACCATTGGAGTGAACGTTGGCCCGACCCCGCCTTCCCTGGAAAATTTTCGGGCCAAGTCATGCACTCACATTCTTATGTAGATCCAAAAACACCCGTTAATTGTGAAGGAAAAAACGTAGTCGTTCTTGGAATGGGAAATAGTGCAATGGATATCTCCGTGGAACTTTCTAGGCCTGGTGTTGCCAAAAAAGTATTTTTATCAGCAAGACGTGGTGCCTACGTCATTCCCAACTATCTATTTGGAAAACCATTAGATAAATTAACAGAGTATACACCCCATTGGGTTCCTTTTTTCATCCAACAAACACTCGCTCACCTTCTCATTCGTTTTGGTGTCGGAAAGATGGAAGACTTTGGTTTACCAAAACCAGATCATAAGTTTGGTTCAGCACACCCTACCATCTCTCAAGATTTGCTTGTAAGGCTTGGACGAGGGGATATCAAACCAAAACCAGTCATCACAGAACTCAAAGGGAAAAAAATTGCCTTTGCAGATGGAACAGAAGAGGAAGCGGATGTTCTCATTTACTGTACAGGATACAATATCAAGTTTCCATTCTTTGATGAGGATTTTATTTCTGCTCCCAATAATTACATCCCACTTTTTTATAAAATGATCAAACCGGGAATCAATGATTTGTTTTTTGTAGGTCTTATGCAACCGTTAGGTGCTATTATGCCACTCGCTGAATGCCAAGGAAAATGGATCTCACAATATCTTACTGGAAATTATGTATTACCCTCTAAAGAGGACATGGAAAAAGCCATAGAAAGTGACCAAGTCAAAATGCAAAAAAGGTATGTGAGTAGCACGCGCCACACCATCCAAGTAGATTACGATTCTTTTCTATATGAGATGAAAGAAGAGATGGCAACCGGTAAAAAAAGATCGGCAAAACTCGGAAACCATTTGCCAATCGAAGCACGAGCGGAATTCCTTTCGGAAGGACGTCATGATTCTTCTAAATCTTCGAGAACTTCTAAAAAGAAATTGGTTCGTAGCAGATAA
- a CDS encoding ACP S-malonyltransferase — MTSAKLLTATLQNSQKFFLQFGGQGSPYLKELVKLYAEPELKEFFETSFKTIAEIAARDGKSPLLNEGFDFKSWIENPDGAPSEDYLARAPISVPGIFMTQIANYVLVSKRGYPTADLIKATGAVSGHSQGVIASALVGLGKDGADFLKAYSDFLKFVFYLGFNGQKVYPNFIVSEEVVKENEANGDKNPAPMVAVIGYTKDELEERVKKTNDSLGLKGQDTVFISLYNTPDSMILSALPSSLLAFRKQWKAEMDEKKFKFVYLKTTAPFHCPFMETSLDKFNAEDASVVPFPYTGADLKVPVYSIYDGHNLQKDGNLRDILFKMVLIEPLYWDLAIAPIFNDSAINTIIDFGPSVVSQRLTGGHLKAKNIEKQSLCASNAKELKVILEA, encoded by the coding sequence ATGACATCGGCCAAACTCCTTACTGCCACCCTCCAAAATTCACAAAAATTTTTCCTTCAATTTGGAGGACAGGGTTCACCTTATCTAAAAGAACTCGTAAAATTATACGCAGAACCAGAACTAAAAGAATTTTTCGAAACCAGTTTCAAAACCATCGCTGAAATCGCTGCCCGTGATGGCAAAAGCCCACTCCTTAACGAAGGATTTGATTTCAAATCTTGGATCGAAAATCCAGATGGCGCTCCTTCTGAAGATTATTTAGCTCGCGCACCGATTTCTGTTCCGGGAATCTTTATGACCCAAATTGCCAATTACGTTTTGGTTTCAAAACGTGGTTACCCAACAGCGGATCTCATCAAAGCAACAGGTGCTGTCAGTGGACATAGCCAAGGGGTGATTGCTTCTGCTCTTGTTGGTCTAGGAAAAGACGGAGCCGATTTTTTAAAGGCATATTCAGACTTCTTAAAATTCGTTTTCTATCTAGGATTTAACGGACAAAAAGTTTATCCTAACTTTATTGTTTCAGAAGAAGTAGTCAAAGAAAACGAAGCCAATGGAGATAAAAATCCTGCGCCTATGGTTGCAGTGATTGGTTATACAAAAGATGAATTAGAAGAAAGAGTGAAAAAAACAAATGACTCTCTTGGACTCAAAGGACAAGACACTGTTTTTATTTCTCTTTACAACACTCCTGATTCCATGATTCTTTCTGCGCTTCCTTCTTCTTTACTTGCATTCCGTAAACAATGGAAAGCAGAGATGGACGAGAAAAAATTTAAGTTTGTTTATTTGAAAACAACTGCACCTTTCCACTGCCCATTTATGGAAACGTCGCTTGATAAATTCAATGCAGAAGATGCATCTGTGGTTCCATTTCCTTATACTGGTGCTGATTTAAAAGTTCCTGTATACAGTATCTACGATGGTCACAACTTACAAAAAGATGGAAACTTACGTGACATCCTTTTTAAGATGGTCCTCATCGAGCCACTTTACTGGGATTTGGCGATTGCTCCTATTTTCAATGACAGTGCCATTAACACAATCATTGACTTTGGACCAAGTGTAGTAAGCCAAAGATTAACTGGTGGACACTTAAAAGCAAAAAACATCGAAAAACAATCATTATGTGCATCTAATGCGAAGGAATTAAAAGTAATTCTAGAAGCATAA
- a CDS encoding thioredoxin family protein, whose translation MERKFRTLLSLLIFGSSLSALSHCFKQSDIIFSQYEENLVLAKKSNRKLIVLFGADWCPDCRALDGIFGEPEPKAILKENFILFKVDVGRFDKNLSLNEKLGNPIQNGIPALVILSPEGKILTSTKGGEFSNASKMTKEQVLEFLYHL comes from the coding sequence ATGGAACGTAAGTTTCGAACTCTTCTCTCTCTTTTAATTTTTGGGTCCTCTCTCTCCGCTCTTTCTCATTGTTTCAAACAAAGTGACATAATATTTTCCCAATATGAAGAAAATTTGGTTTTGGCAAAAAAATCCAACCGAAAGCTCATCGTTCTTTTTGGTGCCGATTGGTGTCCCGACTGTAGAGCATTAGATGGGATTTTTGGGGAACCAGAACCAAAGGCTATCCTCAAAGAAAATTTTATCCTCTTCAAAGTCGATGTGGGTCGTTTCGACAAAAATTTAAGTCTAAATGAAAAACTAGGAAACCCCATTCAAAATGGAATCCCTGCTCTTGTCATTTTGAGCCCAGAAGGAAAAATTCTCACTTCAACAAAAGGCGGAGAGTTCTCTAACGCCAGTAAGATGACAAAAGAACAAGTTCTAGAATTTTTATATCATCTTTAG